The genomic window CAAAGATGCTGATGGCAAAAATATTACCGTGCGCTTTGCTTGTCTAGATGCGCCAGAAATAGCTCATACTAACAAAGAAAAGCAGAGTAAACGCATTAGCGATCGCAATCAATTTACTTGGGGTGTAAAAGCCCAACAACGAGTGCAACAACTGGTGCAACAAGGAGGCTCGCGCGTGACATTGAATATCACAGATAGCGATCGCTATGGACGCAAAATTGCCGAAGTCCGGTTAAAAAATGGCACTTTTGTGCAACAGGTATTGTTGCAAGAAGGGTTGGCAAAAGTGTATCGTCCCTATTTAAACAAGTGTCCTAGTAAAAACTTAGTTCAACAAGCCGAAGTTGAAGCGAAGCAGCAACGGCTTGGCGTTTGGAGTGATACTAAATTTGTTAATCCTTGGGAATATCGCAGCCTATATAAGAAGTAAAAATTTATAATTATCTTATTATGTGAGGGGATTTAAACCGTTCGACTGAGCGCTTACGCCAAAACCCCAACAAGAACTCTAAATACTTGCAGAAGCACTGGTTACAAATCCTTTTTACAGCAGAATTCAAGTATTTGAACCACATCTGTCGTAGGGGCGCAAGGCCTTGCGCCCCTACCGCGTGGTCTATTTACCTCAAAATAGCTGTAATTATAAATTATGAATTAGGTTAATAACCTCTACTCCTCTCCCCAAGTTTGCAGTTGCAAATAAACTAGTACCAGCGTCACTGCTAATAACACCGTCGCGGCGGCTGCTGCATAACCAAAATCAAACTGACCAAAAGCCTCTTGGTAAATGTAGTAAACTAGCAAATTAGTCGAATTCAGTGGGCCACCACCAGTCATCACATAAACTTGCTCAAAACTCCGCAATGTAAAAATCGCAGTAGTGATGATTGCAAATATCACAGTCGGGCGCAATCCGGGCAGAGTAATATACCAAAATTCTTGCCAAGCATTTGCTCCATCCAAATCTGCTGCTTCATAACGACTGGGAGGAATTGCTTGCAACCCTGCTAAAAAAACCACCATATTGAAACCTAGTTGTTTCCAAATACTCATTAAAATAAGTACCGGCATTGCCCAAAATGTGTCTCCTAGCCAGGATATAGCTGGAATGCCGAAAAAATCTAAAAGTCCGTTAACTGGCCCTGATGTTTGAAACAGCCAGCGAAATCCCAAACCTGCTGCCACAAGTGAGATAATTGAAGGTAGAAAATAGGCACTTCGCAGGATGCCCCGCAAGGGAATGGAGCGGTTTAATAGTACTGCCAATCCCAAGGAGATAACTAAACTGGGAATGATGGTGGCAACTGTAAAATAAAAGGTGTTACCCAGAACTTGCCAGAAGTCGGGGTTGAGTAGCAAGCGCCAATAGTTTTTTAAGCCTATCCAATAAGTACCTTTTAAGGTGAAACTACCAGCGGTGAAGCTAAGGTAAAACAAATAGGCGATTGGCCAAATGATAAAAACACCCAGCAAAATTAGTGCTGGTGTGAGAAAAATCCAGGCAGCTACTGTATCGTTATCCAACCACGACTTAGTATATATTTTTGACATCTATAATTTTTCCCTCTTAGCTGTTATGACCCTGTGCCCTGATTCTACCCTTAGCTTGGTTTCTCCCAGCATTAGCGATTACCGACAAGTCGCCCCTTTAAAACTGGGAATTATGGCTTCTGGGAATGGCAGCAATTTTGATGTAGTTGCCCAAGCTATCCAAGATGGGCAGCTAAATGCCCAAATTCAAGTTTTAATTTACAATAACCCCTCGGCGAAAGCAGCCGTAAGAGCAGCCAATAGAGGTGTAGAAGCTGTTTTATTAAATCACCGCAACTATCAAAGCCGAGAAGAGTTTGATGAGAAAATTGTGCAGACATTGCGGCACTACGATGTGGAATGGGTGATTTTGGCAGGTTGGATGCGACTGGTAACCTCAGTTTTTATTGATGCCTTTCCTGAGAGGATTATTAATATCCATCCTAGTTTGTTACCTAGTTTCAAAGGAATTCATGCCGTAGAACAAGCCTTAGCATCTGGAGTAAAAATCACTGGTTGTACAGCGCATATAACTTGTTTAGAAATGGACAGTGGCCCAATATTGATCCAAGCCGCAGTACCAGTGTTACCAGATGATACAGCAGAAACACTCCACGCTAGGATTCAAATTCAGGAACATCGGATTTTGCCCCTAGCGATCGCTCTGGCAGCCTCTTCGTCAAAAGTTACACTAAGCCTAACGTAAAAATACATGATGTTGTTGGCGATAATAAAAGAACCCCTCCCCGCTCTTTGGGGCTACCGTGTATACACAAGTCGTATTACCCCCCTTAATCCCCCTGATGTAT from Nostoc sp. UHCC 0926 includes these protein-coding regions:
- a CDS encoding thermonuclease family protein; this encodes MDKLTKPVRFWLCATIMILGLIGCDRFVSTSGEPVERVSDGDTIVVKDADGKNITVRFACLDAPEIAHTNKEKQSKRISDRNQFTWGVKAQQRVQQLVQQGGSRVTLNITDSDRYGRKIAEVRLKNGTFVQQVLLQEGLAKVYRPYLNKCPSKNLVQQAEVEAKQQRLGVWSDTKFVNPWEYRSLYKK
- a CDS encoding carbohydrate ABC transporter permease, which codes for MSKIYTKSWLDNDTVAAWIFLTPALILLGVFIIWPIAYLFYLSFTAGSFTLKGTYWIGLKNYWRLLLNPDFWQVLGNTFYFTVATIIPSLVISLGLAVLLNRSIPLRGILRSAYFLPSIISLVAAGLGFRWLFQTSGPVNGLLDFFGIPAISWLGDTFWAMPVLILMSIWKQLGFNMVVFLAGLQAIPPSRYEAADLDGANAWQEFWYITLPGLRPTVIFAIITTAIFTLRSFEQVYVMTGGGPLNSTNLLVYYIYQEAFGQFDFGYAAAAATVLLAVTLVLVYLQLQTWGEE
- the purN gene encoding phosphoribosylglycinamide formyltransferase produces the protein MTLCPDSTLSLVSPSISDYRQVAPLKLGIMASGNGSNFDVVAQAIQDGQLNAQIQVLIYNNPSAKAAVRAANRGVEAVLLNHRNYQSREEFDEKIVQTLRHYDVEWVILAGWMRLVTSVFIDAFPERIINIHPSLLPSFKGIHAVEQALASGVKITGCTAHITCLEMDSGPILIQAAVPVLPDDTAETLHARIQIQEHRILPLAIALAASSSKVTLSLT